The window GTTGCTGGAACCTGTCAACGTTGATACCCATCCGCATCGGTTCAGTCGTGTCGGGATAATCGAGCATCTGCCATGGGATCTCCATCTCCACAACCCATCCGTCTTCGACAATCTGTGCTGCGGCTTTCCATAGCCCGATCCATTCGCTTTTTTCGGCGCGTCCAGTGGCGAGATGCGCGTATTTCGTGCCGAGCGCGTTCGCCATAAAGAAGTTTCTATCGGCAAATTGATGTGTGTGGAACGGATCAAGGCTGAAGGACACCCAATCTTCACCTTGAAAACGGGTTTGGTCCTTAGTCTGGCGTGCCACAATTTTGTCGGGCATATCATCGTATAAATGAAGTCCGACGTAGATCGCTTTGTCTGTGTAAACGAGACGACCCACGGATTGGTTCTTCGCCGGTTTTTCGGTGCGTTCGTCTGTAAACCCAGTGGCTTGTGGTGCGTCTTGCCAGCAGGTATCGTCGAGAACGCCATCAATGGTGGGGGGTTGATCTGTTTTTACTGTGGTTAGGTCTTTTTTTACTGTTGGGTCATTTGAAACAGCCGTTAGTTGAGAGCATATAGTGAGTGTTAAGACTGTGATTATTAACAAATTTGTTTTCATGGGTTTATCAATTGTTCCTTTTTGTATTGTTGTGGAATTTCTATTCAATTTGTTTTCTCCTATTTCTGTGGATTTGCCTATGTAGAGTCCCTTAAGATTGAAAAGGATAGTGGAGAAACTTAATGAGGTCTCCTAAGTAAATAGCAAGACAAGCCTTGATTGAATCAGAGCACGAAAACCTGACAAGAGGCTTGTGATAGGTACTACAAATGGGGTGGAGAAAAGTTGCACTTTTTTGCTTATGTTTATACTGATGGCGATGGATATTTTGGGATTTGTTGCTGTGGTGTGGTACTCACGGGAGACGCACACTCTTTAATGAGATGGTGGTTGTGATTGGGTAAAATAAGTGATGTTCTAATACCTTTTCTATTTGGATGGTTTTCATAGGCAGTCGCCTGATAGGAAAAATTTAGGACTTTTCTTACAAAGCAGCGAAAACGTCTGATCCGCTTTATGAACTTAGTGGTGAAAAAACAACAAAACATCAACTACCACAGAAAACCACAGAATTTTCGGATCTGTCAAAATTGACCGCCAACCCAAGCTGTGAAAGGGTTTGGAAGCGATTTTGAAAAATTTCATGACGGTTAAATCTGTCAAAATTCTGTGGTGAATTGACAGGTTATAGTGTTCTTATATGTGAATTATAGATATACTATAAGTTAACTTTCATAATGCTTATAGATATGAAAGTTATTCAATTAGATATGGTATAACAATATTGGGTAGAGGTTCGGTGCGGTTGGGAAACCGCACCATAGGTGTCAATTTAGGGATTTTCCACGACTTTTTAGAATAGTTATTATAAACATGCCGCCCTTACAAGGCTTGGGAGACGGGGGCGGCGTATTTCTATAAACATGCCGCCCTTACAGGGCTGAACTGTTTTTTAGATGCATTTCTATAAACATGCCGTCGCTACGCGACTGAAGAGGGTTTCTGACGTGTCCAAAGCTTATGGCTAAAACCCGGCGCAGTTGGAAACAGCGCCTACCGGATCTGGGTCTGCGATGGTTATTTTTTCTAAAATTGATGCCTATGGTGCGGTTGGGAAACCGCGAAGAAATTCGCAGAAATACCCAAGCAAAAACACCCTTATCAAAAACCCTACCGAGTCGGGATGGACGGTGTAGTTAATGTGGTATAAATCTCCTGTAAGGACATTTAGCAAAATTTCCTTATACCGATTCTGGGAAATGCTCATCAAACCAAGCAAGCACGCGCTGCCAATAGTCAAAGACATTTGGGTAACGCCATGATGTAACTTGGGCATGTCCTTCGCCCTCATATCGCGCTAAAACGGCTTTTTTCCCAAGTCTACGCAAACCCGAAAACATTTCCCCTGCCTGTGGAACAGCAGGAACATCTAAAGCACCAACAACCAACAATAGAGGCGTTTCCACCTTATCAAGGAAAAAGATCGGTGAGTTTTCAATATATCGGTCCCGGAATTTCCAAAGCGATCCTCCCATTTTGGCTTGTCCACTTTCTGTCCAATGAATCCACATGCTATCTCCCTCTTCTGTCAAATGTCCGTAGGAACTAATTAAGTTCCCACGTCCGGCACTGCTGACAGCTGCGGCAAACCGCGGTGTTTGTGTAATTAGGGCGTTGACGCAGTAACCTCCATAACTATGCCCCATTATTCCTAAACGGTTGGGATCGGCAATTCCCATGTCAATTAGCGTATCTATACCAGAGAGCACCATCTCTGCCAATTCTTGGACAGGCGCGTTGGTTTCCATCGGTGTATCAGGAAGGAAGACAGCGTAACCTTGATTCGTCAGCAGAAAATTGCCTCCATGGTGATCTGTGCCGAAATCGTTAAATTGATATGAGAGAAATTTACCGCCATAGACCTGCGTAATTAATGGATAGCGTTTACCCTCTACGTAGTTTGGTGGGAGTAGCAAGGCACCTCTGAGATTCTTGCCAGAGGGTGTCTGCCAAGTGACGATCTGTGAAGTACCAAGCGGCTCTGTTTCAATGTTTGGATTCAGTTGAGTGAGTTGCCGTGGATTTTGAAAGTTGGCATCCGCTACCCACACATCGGGCGGATGACGGACATCCTCAATACTGTAGAAAATGTTTCCCGTTTGCGGTGCAACATCCATGTTTCTACCCATAGGATTGTAATTACGCTTTTCTTCAACCAACTGTGTAATTTCGTGCGTTTTCAGGTTGACGCGATGCAAACCGGACTGAGCATTTTTAAAGTGTACTGTATGAATGTATATCACTTCAGCGTTGTCCGGTGCCCAGACGGTGTCTGCTTGGGCACAACGAACAATCCGGACAACATGACGGTCAAATCCATCTGTCAGTTTCTCAACAGTTTTATCGGCGACAGAGATTCGCCAAAGATCGCCTCGCGCAACCCAGAATAGGTGTTTGCTATCAGAACTCCATAAAGGCGATAAAGGGGGATGCGACCCATTTGTCAGTTCAATGTCGGTGTCTTGAGTGAGATTCAGTTGGCTACCGTCAGTTGTCGAAATAAGGAAAAGTTCATCTTTTGCCTCTTTGTTTTCTGTCATGTACGCAATGTAGCGTCCATTTGGTGACCAAGTGAACGAAAGTCCCCAACTAAATTTAAGCGAGTCAGCAAGTAATTTCGGGGGTCCACCATTCAGCGGCGAAAGATAGAGGTCGTAAAATAGTTGCGAGTTACTTTCTATTCCTTGAAAACTCATAAACGCCGCGGCACTTCCATCTGGGGCAACGCGAATACCGGATGGATAGAAGCCGTGCGCTAACGTTTGGACTTCCCCTGTGGCAACCGTGATTATGCCAATGTCTGCGCGATACCTTGCATCAAACCATGCAGTTCGCCGCGGTCGGAATGCATTTTCCGATTGTCCAGCAATCGGACTCTCAAAGACTGACACTGATGCCTTTTCTTGGTCTGGCGGTGGTTCTTCGCCTGTCTCTGTTTCTGCGTGCAGCCTAACGATAATACGCGTTCCATCAGGGGTCCAGAGCGGTGGGGGTGTGAACGCCAAAAAAGGTCGAATCATGACATCACTCGCGAGTTGTGGTTCATCTTCGCCGACTTCCCATATCCACAGTTGGGCTGTTTCGTGCTTATCCGAATAAAAAGCCAATCTTTTTCCATCTGGTGACCAAGCAGGGCAGTAACTTGTTCCCCAGTTCGGTGTGAGATTCCGAGATTCGCCACTTTGAACATTGACAAGCCAAATTTCACTGCCTTCCTGTAAGTCAAGTAAGCCTGTTGGAATATAACCATCGATTCCAGTTCCTACGCGTTTTCTGGAATAATTTTGAACGGCAACAGCAAGTCGTGTCCCATCTGGGGAAGCAGCAATTGGATCAAATAGCGTGAGGAGTTCTATCGACAGAATGTCTTCAATACTTCTTAACATTTCGGTGTGCATTATTTCGCCTTTCCTAATTCTTATGTTCTATTCTAAACTTTGGGCAATTTTTCAAAGTTTTTCATGTGATAGGTTTCTATACAGGATTTCCGCCCCTACGGGGATAAAAGGATAGCAGAGGTTCTTCGTGTATGGATGATATCCAGTGCGGTTAGGAAACCGGACCATAGGTGTTAATTTAGAGATTTTTCGCGACAATTTTGGTAGCAAAGGTTTACAAATGCCGCCCTTACAGGGCTTAGATCTTTTTTCGTCACACGCTGCTATAGACATGCCGTCCCTACGGGACTAAAGAGAGTTTCTGGCGTTTTCAAAGTTTCTGGCTAAAACCCGGCGCAGTTAGAAACAGCACCTACCGGGCCTGGGAATCAATGCCACCATTTTTCTAAAATTGACACCTATGGTGTGATTAGGAAATCGTGAAGAAACACGCAGAAACACCCAAGCAATCCGCAGAAATACCCAAGCAAAAACACACCAAGCAAAAACCCTACCGGGCCTGGGGCTCGGATTTTGCTATAAAAAGAAGTGAGAAGGTGTTTTCTGGTACTGCCTGAGAGCGTTAGGTAGCTCCAGACAGGGTGCTGGCATGGAAATCTGAGATGCTTTTTTCAACACTGCGGCACAGCATTTCATCGCTGAGATGGAATGCCTCACGTATTGTGATTGCCAGTTTCTGCTTCTTCTCTATTGAATCAAGCAATTGTTGGTTCCATACCACCACAACAGAATCAGCATTTCTCTGAAGTTCTTGTAAGCCTTGTTCTGCTTTTTTACCGCGACGTTGACCTTCAAAATTAAACGGTTGTGCCACAACGCCTACGGCTAAAGCACCCTGTTCTCGAGCGAGGGAAGCAATCAGCGGCGAAGCACCCGCGCCTGTTCCACCCGCCATACCGGCTATGATAAAAACAATATCCGCATCTGCTACGAGGCTGTGGAGTTTTTCCCTGTCTTCCTCAGCTGCCTTTCTACCTATCTCTGGGTTCGCGCCACAACCCAGCCCTTGGGTGGTGTTAGCACCGATCTGCACCGGTGTTGCTTCATGGTGTTTGTCGAGTGCTTCCTTGTCTGTATTCACAGCGTAAAATTCGATGTCCGTCAAACCGTCTTCAATCATTCGTTTGACGGCGTTGCCGCCCGCGCTACCGACCCCAATAACCTTGATTCTGGGTTGGATGTGTTTGGATTTTTCCTGTTTAGATGACATGGTTCTCCCTCTTTCAAGTTCGACATCGAACTCCTTGCGGAGAAGTTCGCGTGTCTGTCTTAATTTGGTCTTGATTGTGCCTATCGCTAATCCGAGTTCAGCATGGATCTCGTTGACACTCCACAATTCCAGATAGTATAGGACCGCAACGCGGCGTACTTTATCTGGCAGGTGATGCACTGCTTCTCTCACAGCATCGTGGAGTTCTGTTTCCCAGAAACGCGCAACCGCGTCCCGATCGATCTGATCGGTTAAATCAGCGTAACTATACGGCATCTCGTCTGTTGAATGATGCAGTGAAGCGTAGTACCGCTTGCAAGCGTTGTAAGCAATGCGGTGCAGCCATCCACCGAAACTCTCAACACTCCGCAGTCCGTTGATATTTTCCCAGACAGATTTCCAGACATCCATGAGAATTTCTTCAGCATCGCGGCGTTGTCTCGAATTGGCGATAATCACTTTCCAGATGCGTGGACTATAACGCGACATCAGTTCTGTAAATGCTGACTCATTCCCCATTTGTACAAGTTGAATGAGTTCTTCATCTTTCAAAGTGGTGTGCATTGATATATCTGATCGCATAGATAGTCCTCAATTAGATTTTAACTTAAAGAGTAGGCTTTTTCGGGGGGCGGTTTAAAAAACTGATTTTTCGCTGTGCCTTTTGCTATGGCTTATATCTCTGAACGGAGGAAGACGAGGAAGGCACCTGAAAGAAATATACCGAGTAGTAAAATGAGCAACAGTATATCCATTATAGCCGAATTGAGTGTATCTTGAAAAGTTAGTTTATCTTCAAACATCGGGATAGCCTCTGGTGAGACAGGCTTTTCTGACATGCCTTTCGGGATGCCGATGAAGTGAAGGCTTTCTGGATCTGCTCTATCCATTTCAACGATAAAGTCTCGGAACTGACGGATATGAAGATGGCAATTTTCTAAGAACTGCAAATGGCGATTAAAGCCTGTACCTGCCATGGATTCAAGCGCGTATTGGACAATCGCTGCAGGGGAGCACCGGGTTATTCGTCTTGCGTGTAGGACTTGCGCGCTTTGTGCAGCGAGATGCTGGCGGCTCAGCCGTTCCCGCGTCTCCATGTCTTTGCTAACGAACTCGCGCTGGATCTCTAATTCTGAAGTGTCTACCTCTGCAACTTCTTCCTGAGAGGTGCCTGCTGATTGACGGCGTTCTTTTAAAGTTTCCCTTTTATTGAGGAAATCGCTTAAAATTTGGTCGAAGGCGGTACCTTTTGCCATCCGAAATTGATGGTGTGTTTGGACAGAGGGCATCCATTTTGTTGAGAGAGTGCCGAGGGTTGAGGGCATAAACACTACAACGGTCACCCAAATTAGCAATAGGACAACGAGACTTAACCGACTTTCTCGGGTCATCGCGGAGACGATAAGTCCAACGGCGATGAAGATGCCAGCATAGCAAGAAGCGATGAGGACGATGAGCCCTACACGTCCCCAGTCTGTCCCACTGAGCTGCGTCCAACTCTCGGTGGAAATGATGGCGAGATTGAACAATACGGCAAAATAGAAAGGGATGAGGACTGCGGTCAGCGAGCCAAGGAATTTGCCGACTAACAAAGCAGGACGCGAGATCGGATTTGCGAGACACAGCCGTAGCGTCCCTCGTTCTCTTTCCCCTGAGAGGGCATCAAAGGTAAACAGGAGCGGAATGAAGGAGAGCAGATAGGTGATAATAAAGACCCAATCAATCACCACTGCGGTCGGGCGGTGATTGCTGATCGCATCCATATTCAGACGTGGAACGCCCATTGCCCAAATGTAGGACAGTCCGTATAATCGCCAGAAACCACCACTTACGCTTTCGCTTGGCAGAAGCGCATCCCCTCCATCGGCAATGAAGGTGAGGGCAGAGGGACGTTTGTATAGTTTACCTGGACCCTTTTGCAGCAGCGCATACAATTGTGTGCGGGATTTCAACTCGGTGTGGGAGGCACTAACGTTCTCAGAATATTTCCGAACGCGTTCAGGATGTGTCTGAAGATGCACAACGGCGTTGGTAACCATTAGTGCTACGAGGATGAGCGTGGTTAAGGCGAAGCGGAGACTCGTGAGATGATCCAAAAGTTCACGTGTAACAATAATCATTTTATTAGTTCTCGGTTCTCAGTTTTCAGTTAAGAAGTCATCCGTTAATTTTTCAGCTATCAGTCATCGGTTATCCGTTAAAAGAGAGTTTGACTTAATCAAAACATCTCTTAACTGATGACTCTCACTGCGAGGCAAACCGATAACTGACAACCATTCTATACTTCAATTTTGATGAAGACCAGAAATGTTATCATGAATAGGACAAGGTTGATGAATACCAGCAAAAGTAATTCCGGTAGGGCGCGCTGTGCGTTGATGCTGACATCTGCCTGCTCAAAACGAAAGTCAGGCAGAATCGACCAGTCTACGGTGCCTTGATTCGTTGAAAACCACTGTAGACTCGCGAAGACATCTCTCTCATGAAAAGCGTCAATGAGGGTACGCCGGTATGTCTGCGCGGCTCGAATATAGTCGATCATGCTGTCTAAATCGGTACCTGCCCACGCGGCGGTTGCAAACGTGTACAGACTCGCCGGACTGAGTTTCATGAGTCGTTCATCCCATCGTGCTTGTCTGTGGGATATCTGTGCCACCAGTTGCTCCGCAACTAAGTACACCTTTTCGGCATTCTGGATTTGCAGTGTCGCGGCGAATTCATAGTAACGGCGCAAGTGTGTTACCAAGGTATCCGCAGTATTTTTCAATTCGATTTGGATGTTAACCCGAGGGAAGTCCCCGAGATACCACCCCCCGCCTTTATAGAAGCCGGTACCTGTAAATGTATCGAAAAATAGTGGAGGGTCGCCCTTAAGTGGACTACTCGCTAAGAACCGATCCCGTTCTCGATCTGCCTCTTCCCGAATCTGTGCTACCTGCTGGTTGGTGGATAATTTCTCTGCCCGCATGCCGCCCACCGGATTCAGGGCAAACCGACTCCAGTTTGGATAGACAAGCACCAAAACCACCCATAGGAACATACAGAGCATCAAGGACGTGGCAGCACGGCGCGTTGTTGTGGAAATGAGCAGACCGATCAGGTAGAAAACCGATAGGTAGACAATTGTTGTCAAAACAATGCCGCCAATTCGTAGAAAGTCGTCTGTGTTGAATTGCAGGGAACGCGCGAAAGAACACTGAATCAGGGCGAGCAGTAGACTCATTAGCACAGGGAGCAGCAGACAGACCATCGCCGCGAGATACTTGGCAAGCAGGATACTCCCGCGCCCGACAGGGTGTGAGAGCACCAAGCGCAAGGTGCCGGTTTCCCAATCGCCTGCAATGGCATCATAAGCGAAAAGCAGGGACAGTAGACTCAACACAACTTGAAAGGTAAAGACAATATCTATCTGTGAAAAGAGATAGAGATAGGGGTTATTTAAACCGAGGGGTGTCCCCGGACTTGAGAGGGATGGTACGCTCCCAAACGTCCACTGTTCTTCCTCTGGTCTGACATCAGCTATCGGGTTTGAGAGGGCTGGCACACTGTCAAACGCTATGTCAATATCGCTGCCGAAACGCGTCTCTAAGCCAGCACTAAAGAGACTCAGGGGGTTCGGAGGACGCTGAACCTTCAACTTCAAGACCGAATAGGCAGGTGTTGCTGCGACTGTCTCGCGGTTCACTGCTTCTTTCTGGCTGTAGTCGGCGAGACGCTCTTCGTGTGCGCCGATCAGGACAAACGTATTGGCGACAACGAGTAGGAGTGTAATGATGACCGCAGCGAAAAAACGCGCGCTCATCAGATGGGTCAAAAATTCTTGGCGTATTAGGGTTAGGAACATCATGCAATCGGTGCGGTGCACCTACCGTATCTAATATGGTAGGCGAGGATTGTATCCTCGCCAGCACAGGAGAGGTGTCTTTGTTTGATAAATGTCAACGTATTTTCAGGCTTTAGTATAAAATGACGGGACTTAGGATTCTAAGTTCATCGGCATGATGAGGCAGATATGTCCGTCCTTACCAATAGGTTTAACAGCGACAGGGTTCAACACACCCGAAAACTCCAAGGACACAGACTCCGTTTCAATGTGCAAGAGTGTCTCTATCAGCAGCTGAGCGTTCATACCGATACGGATGTTCCCAGTGCTGGACTCGGCTGCTAATGTCTCATGTATTTCATCTGTCTCAGAGGTCTTCGCCGAGATCCGAATCTGTTGTTCGTCTATTTCTAAACAGACCCGAGAGCATTCCGGATTTGCGAGCGACAAAATTTTATCCATCGCATGCACAATAGATGCTTTCGGCACAACTATATGCGCCTTAGAGGATCCTGGAATGAGTTTCTCATACGGCGGATATTCAGCGTCTACCAATCGCGTCGTCACCGTAGCGCGCTCGTCCGCAAAGAGAATCTGGTTCTCAATGCGTGAGATTCTTATCTCTGGGGCGTTAGCAAAGGTTCGTTCAATCTCTTTGACGGCTTTGAGGGGTACGATGAATCCATCGCTTTCTTGGGATAATTTAAGGGGTTCACAATGTGCGACGGCAAGTTGTATACCATCGGCTGCAACGATCTCGGTTCTGTCCTCAAGCAGGTTAAAATAGAGTCCGTTTAGGCATGCCTGTCGGGCTTTCTTTGCAGGCGCAGCAAATTCAGTTTTATGAAGAACAGACCGCAGGATTTCTCCATCAATAGCGAATGCTGCCTCGTCAATGGAAGGGAGTTGTGGGAATTCTTCATCGGCAAGTTTGACGGTTTTGTGAATGCCATTTCCAGAAGTGATTTCAATCCGATTGTTTGTCGTAGTTGTCAAGTCTATCGGTTTCTCAGTGGGCCACGCTTTAACAATATCCGCCAGTTTTCCGGCGGGGATAAGGATTGTACCCGCTTCTTTGACTGTCCCGTCAACTTTCATTCTGATGCCGATTTCCATGTCCGTCGCCATACATTCAATCGTGCTTCCCTCGGCGTGGATGAGAATAGGCGGCGTATTCTGCTCACTCGCGACACCCTGTAGCACTTGTAGGGAGGACAAAAGGTTATCTCTTTCAAAGGTTAATTTCATTCCGAAATCTCCGTTCAAATGTGTTTGGGAGTGATGTTCCGCTTCAATTGTGATATCTAACGCTTCTTGAATCATGAATTCATACTTCTTTAGTTGTTGCCGGGCGCGGCGGAGACGACTCCTAATCGTGTTTTCTGGTACACCTAAGAAGTTAACGATTTCTGCATAAGTCATGCCTTCAAGGTAATGAAGCGTGATGACTGTTCGGTTGTTTTCCTTCAACTTCGCAAGCAACTTTTCGACCAGGTCGCGTCGCGCTTCAGCAAAAATTTCCGCGTGCTCTGTTGCGACAAATCGGGAATATGCTTCTGTCTCTATTCCTGAGAGGTCGGCTTCTTCCAGTGGTTCGGTTTGTCGCTGGTTTTTTCGGAGCCACGCAATACAGAGACGATCTGCAATCACATAAAGCCATCTTGGAAACCGTGTCGGGTCTTCCAAGGTTTCCAATTTCTGATAGGCTTGCAGAAAGGTCTCCTGCGTAATATCTTCAGCGATATGGAAATCCCGAATTTTCCGCCATGCGAGCGTGTGGACCTGTTTCTGGTACTTTCTCACCAGACTTGCAAAGGCGGTCTCATCACCCGCAAGGATGCGTTGGATCAACACAACATCGTCGTTTTTCATCAAATATCTCCAGAAAGACTGTTTTCATCAAAGGAACTTATGCAATTTCCATGTTTCGGTTACAAATCGCAAAGAAGCACTTTATCAATTCACTTCACTATAGTGACGCGAACTACGAAAAAAAAGTGTGCATAATTCTGCAAAAGAAGCGAAAAAACGCATTTGAAAGGTTTGAAAGGAAGTTGATAATACCTCTCGTTTTCTACCTATACATATTTTAACCGAATTCCACTTTTAACTCAACTCAGATTCCACGCCGTTTTGTGCGTTCTTTCTGGGTTGATTGTGTTTTGCTATAGGTGTGCTTGTGGATAGAGGTTCTCAATTAACGTGAGTTTGAAAATAAAAATTAAAGCGTCCTGTAGGTTGGGTTGAACGGAGACCTATTAAAAATCGCACACGGCATAGTGTTTTCAGAAGATCAGAGAAACCTGAAAGCACCAAAAACCGAGTGAAACCCAACTCATTATGATACCGACACCGTTTGGGATGTTGGGTTTCGCTACAGCTATCTACCCGAACGGTTTATCGAAGAACGAAACGCTGTGTATAGCGAAAATGCGCTTGTGGTTTTACCGCTCAACCCAACCTACGTCCATATTTGTATTTTATTCTTCAACCCACGTTTAATTATCAACCTCACGTTCAATTAGGTTTGAACCTAAAGAAGGGCTTTTTCAGGGAAGGGTAAAAAAGTATGCGGGCACCCACAAGGGGAAGAAATCCGCAGAAACACCCAAGCAAAGACACCAAGCAAAAACCCCCTAAAAGAGATCTATTATTTTTAGATTTCACCATAAATATCTTTGTCGTTCCGAATTCTAATCTTTTCGCAGAGCTTCAATTGGGGAAAGCGACGATGCCTTTAGCGCGGGATACAGACCAAAGGAGATACCGATTATCGCTGAAACCGATACAGAAATCAATATCCATTGTGGGGAGACAACTGCGGGCCATTCGGGAACAATTTTGACGATTTTGACGGCGAGCAGTGCCATCCCTTCACCGGCGAGAATGCCCAACCCAACGCCGATTGCACCGCCTACACCACACATAATGACTGACTCTATTAGAAATTGCAGTAGAATATCCAACCGTTTCGCACCGAGTGCCTTCCGAAGTCCAATTTCACGAGTGCGTTCGGTAACAGCGACTAACATCATGTTCATAATCCCGATGCCGCCGACGAGGAGCGAGAATCCGGCGATGCTGCCTAAGGTAATTTTTATAATTTTACTGATTTTATCTAATTGCGCCATACCGGCTTGCATCTCAAAGATCTCGATGAAATCGTCTTGATTTCTATGCCGTTTCCGGATGACGGTTTTTACCTCTTCAACTGCCTGAGGCACATCGTCAACGGTATGTGCATAGACCGTGATACGCGGAATCTGGTCATTGCCCGTGAAGCGTTCCTGGATGGTTGATACAGGAATAAAGACAAGATTATCGAAACTAACACCGAACCGGAGACTTGTACCTCTCGGTACGAATGTGCCAATAACCGTGAAGCGTTCCGTGGATCGTCTCCCCTCTTTTTGTCCCCAACGGTTGTGATATTCGCCGTCTCGTGCGATTTTAATTTCCTGTCCCAACGGTGATCTATCACCGAACAGGGCGGTTGCAACCTCATCCCCAAGTACACAGACTTTTGATGCGTTTCTAACCTCTTCGTCTGTAATAAAACGTCCGTCTTTAACGTTCCAGTCCATTGCGGTGTTATA of the Candidatus Poribacteria bacterium genome contains:
- a CDS encoding prolyl oligopeptidase family serine peptidase; this translates as MHTEMLRSIEDILSIELLTLFDPIAASPDGTRLAVAVQNYSRKRVGTGIDGYIPTGLLDLQEGSEIWLVNVQSGESRNLTPNWGTSYCPAWSPDGKRLAFYSDKHETAQLWIWEVGEDEPQLASDVMIRPFLAFTPPPLWTPDGTRIIVRLHAETETGEEPPPDQEKASVSVFESPIAGQSENAFRPRRTAWFDARYRADIGIITVATGEVQTLAHGFYPSGIRVAPDGSAAAFMSFQGIESNSQLFYDLYLSPLNGGPPKLLADSLKFSWGLSFTWSPNGRYIAYMTENKEAKDELFLISTTDGSQLNLTQDTDIELTNGSHPPLSPLWSSDSKHLFWVARGDLWRISVADKTVEKLTDGFDRHVVRIVRCAQADTVWAPDNAEVIYIHTVHFKNAQSGLHRVNLKTHEITQLVEEKRNYNPMGRNMDVAPQTGNIFYSIEDVRHPPDVWVADANFQNPRQLTQLNPNIETEPLGTSQIVTWQTPSGKNLRGALLLPPNYVEGKRYPLITQVYGGKFLSYQFNDFGTDHHGGNFLLTNQGYAVFLPDTPMETNAPVQELAEMVLSGIDTLIDMGIADPNRLGIMGHSYGGYCVNALITQTPRFAAAVSSAGRGNLISSYGHLTEEGDSMWIHWTESGQAKMGGSLWKFRDRYIENSPIFFLDKVETPLLLVVGALDVPAVPQAGEMFSGLRRLGKKAVLARYEGEGHAQVTSWRYPNVFDYWQRVLAWFDEHFPESV
- a CDS encoding ABC transporter permease subunit; amino-acid sequence: MIIVTRELLDHLTSLRFALTTLILVALMVTNAVVHLQTHPERVRKYSENVSASHTELKSRTQLYALLQKGPGKLYKRPSALTFIADGGDALLPSESVSGGFWRLYGLSYIWAMGVPRLNMDAISNHRPTAVVIDWVFIITYLLSFIPLLFTFDALSGERERGTLRLCLANPISRPALLVGKFLGSLTAVLIPFYFAVLFNLAIISTESWTQLSGTDWGRVGLIVLIASCYAGIFIAVGLIVSAMTRESRLSLVVLLLIWVTVVVFMPSTLGTLSTKWMPSVQTHHQFRMAKGTAFDQILSDFLNKRETLKERRQSAGTSQEEVAEVDTSELEIQREFVSKDMETRERLSRQHLAAQSAQVLHARRITRCSPAAIVQYALESMAGTGFNRHLQFLENCHLHIRQFRDFIVEMDRADPESLHFIGIPKGMSEKPVSPEAIPMFEDKLTFQDTLNSAIMDILLLILLLGIFLSGAFLVFLRSEI
- the dnaN gene encoding DNA polymerase III subunit beta; translation: MKNDDVVLIQRILAGDETAFASLVRKYQKQVHTLAWRKIRDFHIAEDITQETFLQAYQKLETLEDPTRFPRWLYVIADRLCIAWLRKNQRQTEPLEEADLSGIETEAYSRFVATEHAEIFAEARRDLVEKLLAKLKENNRTVITLHYLEGMTYAEIVNFLGVPENTIRSRLRRARQQLKKYEFMIQEALDITIEAEHHSQTHLNGDFGMKLTFERDNLLSSLQVLQGVASEQNTPPILIHAEGSTIECMATDMEIGIRMKVDGTVKEAGTILIPAGKLADIVKAWPTEKPIDLTTTTNNRIEITSGNGIHKTVKLADEEFPQLPSIDEAAFAIDGEILRSVLHKTEFAAPAKKARQACLNGLYFNLLEDRTEIVAADGIQLAVAHCEPLKLSQESDGFIVPLKAVKEIERTFANAPEIRISRIENQILFADERATVTTRLVDAEYPPYEKLIPGSSKAHIVVPKASIVHAMDKILSLANPECSRVCLEIDEQQIRISAKTSETDEIHETLAAESSTGNIRIGMNAQLLIETLLHIETESVSLEFSGVLNPVAVKPIGKDGHICLIMPMNLES
- a CDS encoding sigma-70 family RNA polymerase sigma factor; amino-acid sequence: MRSDISMHTTLKDEELIQLVQMGNESAFTELMSRYSPRIWKVIIANSRQRRDAEEILMDVWKSVWENINGLRSVESFGGWLHRIAYNACKRYYASLHHSTDEMPYSYADLTDQIDRDAVARFWETELHDAVREAVHHLPDKVRRVAVLYYLELWSVNEIHAELGLAIGTIKTKLRQTRELLRKEFDVELERGRTMSSKQEKSKHIQPRIKVIGVGSAGGNAVKRMIEDGLTDIEFYAVNTDKEALDKHHEATPVQIGANTTQGLGCGANPEIGRKAAEEDREKLHSLVADADIVFIIAGMAGGTGAGASPLIASLAREQGALAVGVVAQPFNFEGQRRGKKAEQGLQELQRNADSVVVVWNQQLLDSIEKKQKLAITIREAFHLSDEMLCRSVEKSISDFHASTLSGAT
- a CDS encoding ABC transporter permease subunit gives rise to the protein MMFLTLIRQEFLTHLMSARFFAAVIITLLLVVANTFVLIGAHEERLADYSQKEAVNRETVAATPAYSVLKLKVQRPPNPLSLFSAGLETRFGSDIDIAFDSVPALSNPIADVRPEEEQWTFGSVPSLSSPGTPLGLNNPYLYLFSQIDIVFTFQVVLSLLSLLFAYDAIAGDWETGTLRLVLSHPVGRGSILLAKYLAAMVCLLLPVLMSLLLALIQCSFARSLQFNTDDFLRIGGIVLTTIVYLSVFYLIGLLISTTTRRAATSLMLCMFLWVVLVLVYPNWSRFALNPVGGMRAEKLSTNQQVAQIREEADRERDRFLASSPLKGDPPLFFDTFTGTGFYKGGGWYLGDFPRVNIQIELKNTADTLVTHLRRYYEFAATLQIQNAEKVYLVAEQLVAQISHRQARWDERLMKLSPASLYTFATAAWAGTDLDSMIDYIRAAQTYRRTLIDAFHERDVFASLQWFSTNQGTVDWSILPDFRFEQADVSINAQRALPELLLLVFINLVLFMITFLVFIKIEV